CAGACAGTTTATGAGAAGAAAGGCAGAGGAAATTCCCACGCAGGGCTCTCTGCTTCCTGTGAAGTGGAAATTTTCACAAGATTCTCCCTCCTCAGGTCCTAACGTAATCGCATCCCCTACCCCACCGGGACCACCACGTTCCTCTTGTGGATCTCTTCAGTCCCTAGACTAAGGAAGTGACCGAAACGCGAAGCCCGGCGTTCTTCTCTTCTCTCAGGGACGGCTCTGAAAACTAACCCGCGGAGGGCGCGGGGAAATGGCGCCAGCCTGGAGGCGCGAAGCATCGGAAGCAGCCGCACGAAGGCGTCCGCGTGCGcgcgaggggggggggggggcgcgcacctgcccagagccctgccctctgcccgcgccccgcccccggccccgcccacgCGCCCAGCTCCGCCCACGCGCGCGGGGCCCCGGATCACGCAAGCGCTCTGCTGAGCGTCGGCTCTCGCCGTAGCGACGGTCGGGTAGGGGAGGTGACCCACGGCGGTTTGCTCCGCTTGGtggaggagagatggggaggcGTCGCGCCGGGGCTGAGGTAGGCAGGAGCCCGCCCCTCGACGCCTAACCCTCCCGCGACGCTAGCCCCTGAGCCGTGATGCGAGCGTGGGTCCTGCTCTCCGCGGTGCTCTGGTACCTCACAGGAGGTGGGGCTCCTCCCGCCCAGCCCCCGGACCTCTCCCAGCTTCCCGGTCCTGCCTCCTccgccccgcctcccccctccactGTGAGCTCTGGCTGCTCTTCTACGTAAAAAGTCAGTGGTTTCTTTCCTCCGCAGTTGGATGGCAGCGTAATTCCGAACGCACTGAGAAAGGCTTCATTTATGGCAAGCCGGGACACCCAGGTAATAAGGACCTCCTCACCCGCAGAGTCTGTCCGAAGAGCCGGGGGCTCCGTGGTTCTGCTAAAGTTCTTCCCGAGGAGGGAAATGAAGCGAACGTTGTTATACTGTGTGCTCTGCACTTCCCGAAGGTTGTTGCATCGTTTCATCCTTACAGCGACGCCACTACGCCTCAGTCGTATCACCTTACCTAAAGCCGCATAGCTTGTAAGGAGCTAAAATTCAATTTAGATCTCTTTCGCTGATGCCACCTCACTTCCAGGTGTCCCTGCTGCTTCGCAACATGCGAGGCCCACTCAGAGGAGCGATTTCCGGGGCTGGAAGTCCCTCTGTTTGGAATACCCTTATCTCCTCCCTTATTAACTAGAACTCCTACACATCCTTTACGGCTCAGCTCAGTTGTCATTTGTCCCTCTGATGAAGCTTTCGCACACTCCCCGAGGAAAATTAGTCACAGGGCTAACTTTAGATAACTTTGGGCCGGTTCATAGCACTGGTCAGGTTTGGAATCTCCCTGTGTTTGgagcctcccccttcccccaccccggccgCCACCAAATTGTAGGACGGTGTCTTCTTTATATGTTCAGAGCCTGGCATCCAGTAGGCTTTACAATTAATATCTGGGACTCTATTGGTTCCAAGCACATGTTGCTGCTTCCATCAAATCCGAAACAAAATAGGTGTTGCAGAAAATCTTCCTTGTATGTCCCACATAGACTTAATTATTGTTCCTAACAGAGGACGTTCATAATTAAATATCAAGTTTGCCCTGACAATGGtcatctttaaaatagttttgcaACCAAAAAAAGTCCTTTTCTGATCTTTAAGTTGATTCTACTaactcttcaaaaattttttgattttagTTCTGAATCTgtacattaaaatgtattatgtatatttttataaactacactatgatatcacagaaaaaagaaaaaatattgattctATAGCAGTCGAGAGTTTTAAGAGTCTATGAGAAGCAGAAAGGACTTTAGTATTCCAGATGTTATAATGATTCTCAAAATAGTGAAATCCAAAAGTAACTTCAGGACAAAATGTATGAAgtgtttcttaatttaattttgctatacaatgtaattatatattgttttattttgtcacagtgaaaatatatgtaaaattacacCACAATAGCCCAATCCTTGTCTGTATGGATTTTAAACGCGCTGAGAAAGAAACAGTGGACCCAACCTACTTATGGGTTGGGCCTAATGAAAAGCCATTAACAGGTAAGCtatttgattttaatgtattctttttttaatgatgccaacatttttttagaaaaacactCATTTATTGGAATGAAcaaattgaaatttaattttgccTGCAGTTTCACTTACTCCATATTTAGAGTCATATTATATCTTGCTCTGTGTATTTTCTCCTTATGCAAAAACAGAGCAATAATTTTTGTACCTTCCCAAAGCTATATTAGTTCAGAAGTTTTTATAAAACCTAAAATGTATCCTTGCAGCAGCTGTGATAGGAGGTGAGGTAACTAATATGTAATTTTTCATAATGTTAGAAGGGTGTCTTAGAATAGGAGCATTATTCATTTCTGTCTTATGTGAAGAAATTGCACAGTACTATACGGCAGTGTAATCTCACTTACAAAATTACTGGCATAAGTCAGTCGAAATTAAATGCcaagaaatgaattaaagaaaaccaaaatatatttcagaagtGTACTTATCTCATGTGGTTTTCCACTGAGTAATTTAAGATTTTGTTGAATTcttgaagttaaaaaaagtacattaatttttaaatttttatacttaaTTGTAATCCCAAATTTACTAAATAATGTTTGAATTGTTACATGTTAAATAACCAAGTAATTTACCCTTTCTGTTTAGgaaataatagaataaatatcACTGAAACAGGAAAGCTGATGGTGAAAGACTTTCTGGAGCCTTTGTCTGGACTTTACACATGCACTCTTTCTTATAAGACTGTCAAAGCAGAAACCCAAGAAGAAAAGGTAGTAAAGCAGAGATATGACTTTATGATCTTTGGTAAGAATATAGGCACATTTTAACTTAAACATTTAGTTTGGATCGGAATTAAGTATATGGTTTCCCCATTTAGTGAAAATGAGTCTGTTATATATAATCATTATGACTTCTAGAGTATTTGGGGTGTATTTGACCAGGGAAACTCTTAAATTGACATCAAAATAGTGTGTCCTAAATAATCCTCTTTCAGTCTCCCACTTCCCACTGTCTAGGTATGCAGGGACAATCCACATTATCACAATTTTGCCAAGTAATTTAAAAACCGATGTTTAATTCCATAGAAGTAAACTAATGATCCTTTTCACTGGACTGTGCTGACAGCAACAACACTTCTGTAAATTAAGACCCTCTCTgccaaaatcttatttttttcttgatacttTTAACTTATATATATAGCCAGCCCACAGAAGCCATATCTTTTCTTATACTGAGTAGATAATATATCAAATGAAAATAACCTTTTTCATTAAAGTTATTAGTTTTATATCTTTTCGTGAGGACAAActgttaaaacattttattggaaaaaatgcGCAAAAAAACCTCAACCCATTTTATTAGATAAATTAAGTTTCTGTGCTGGTTTGCAAGATTGATGGaatttaatattatatgttatttgGAAATTAATGCTAGGCACAATTGTTttattctcatcttttttttaaagcttatcgGGAACCTGACTATTCATATCAGATGGCTGTACGTTTTACCACAAAATCTTGTGTAGGAAAGTATAATGATATGCTTTTTAGAGTGCTGAAGAAAATCTTGGataatttaatttctgatttGTCATGCCATATCATAGAGCCATCATATAAATGCCATTTTGTTAAAGTCCCAAAACATGGCCTCATTCCTGAGCTATTTATAGCCTTTCaaggtaaaaaatattttaatatttctttaattttatgtgtttaatCTTGATTAGAAAATTAATTACCATATTAATATGAGAGAGCTTATAAATAGTAGGCCTTACATGTTTGTTAAGCACTAAAGTATATTCTTGGTCTTGGCCTGGTTTTGGTCTTGAAAATTAACACATTATTTGCCTTCAACTAGGGTATATTGTTACCTATCTGTTAGAAGTTaatatcattttataaatatggcCTTTAACTATGTAGCTAATATTTAACTTATAACTTCTTATggaattttaaattgtaattttgaGAATGTaacaaaagggagaaatcaaatttatttctattcattttaaagGCTTGTAGTTACTTCTGTTAGCCCCCAGATGGAGTGAAATCATAATGTATAAATTATTCAAATTGTGCACCTTTACTTTATTACTAGGATTACATAGGTTAAACGCATGCACACAAGCATACCGAATTCAGCATTTGGAGCTTTTTGGAATGTTTTTGTGaagatgtcatttttttccccctccagttAATCCTTTTGCGCCAGGGTGGAAAGGTGCTTGCAATGAGTCTGTTGACTGTGAAGATACCACTAatcataatatcctccaggtgaGAATTTCAGTGTAAGGGGAAAGTATTTGAATAATAAACAGAggtatttaaaaacttaaatatgaaGTATTATTGACTTTTGGTTTCAGTTTTATAAACTGAAATTGTGAGAGTCTTggctatttaaaaatgtgttggttTGAAATAGTGTATCTGGAATGTTATGTAGCTCCCCAGATTGATACTACGTATTTTTCCTATGACAGAAGCGTGGATCACTGGTCTTTGTTCTCCAAATGTAACTAAGCAACAGCTTGAAGGATAACCTTACCATCATGTCATCCTAGGTTAAAACAGTGGTTCTTCCAGAATTGTGTCTGTGCTGATCATAATagttgctctctcctctgcctccttaaAGGCTAAGGACATAGTCTAAAAAAACCCCTTCACTGTCCTCCTCTAGTCCCTGAGCCCATACTCTTAACAGTGTGCATGGTTTATGGGTTTATTAGTTATTGTTTAAGCCCTATGCTCAAAAGATAAAATAGGATGTACACCATTAGTCTGTAATGCTGATGAGAGAAAagttttggtttccattttgcTTGGCTCTTTGGAATTAGAAATAATGAACTCCCAGTTA
The DNA window shown above is from Hippopotamus amphibius kiboko isolate mHipAmp2 chromosome 17, mHipAmp2.hap2, whole genome shotgun sequence and carries:
- the ZPBP2 gene encoding zona pellucida-binding protein 2 isoform X4, whose product is MRAWVLLSAVLWYLTGVKIYVKLHHNSPILVCMDFKRAEKETVDPTYLWVGPNEKPLTGNNRINITETGKLMVKDFLEPLSGLYTCTLSYKTVKAETQEEKVVKQRYDFMIFAYREPDYSYQMAVRFTTKSCVGKYNDMLFRVLKKILDNLISDLSCHIIEPSYKCHFVKVPKHGLIPELFIAFQVNPFAPGWKGACNESVDCEDTTNHNILQARNRIEEFFRSQAYIFNHDFSKTLPAMHFVDHSFQIVRMDSCRPGFGKNEGLHSNCATCCVACGPGTFSPDVDVTCQTCISIQIYGAKSCP
- the ZPBP2 gene encoding zona pellucida-binding protein 2 isoform X5, coding for MRAWVLLSAVLWYLTGVGWQRNSERTEKGFIYGKPGHPVKIYVKLHHNSPILVCMDFKRAEKETVDPTYLWVGPNEKPLTGNNRINITETGKLMVKDFLEPLSGLYTCTLSYKTVKAETQEEKVVKQRYDFMIFVNPFAPGWKGACNESVDCEDTTNHNILQARNRIEEFFRSQAYIFNHDFSKTLPAMHFVDHSFQIWLVVLGLLVLMLMLHVKPAFPSKSTALNLAHKTSNKNHNLKTRGESIVTCLWRWGT
- the ZPBP2 gene encoding zona pellucida-binding protein 2 isoform X1, which gives rise to MRAWVLLSAVLWYLTGVGWQRNSERTEKGFIYGKPGHPVKIYVKLHHNSPILVCMDFKRAEKETVDPTYLWVGPNEKPLTGNNRINITETGKLMVKDFLEPLSGLYTCTLSYKTVKAETQEEKVVKQRYDFMIFAYREPDYSYQMAVRFTTKSCVGKYNDMLFRVLKKILDNLISDLSCHIIEPSYKCHFVKVPKHGLIPELFIAFQVNPFAPGWKGACNESVDCEDTTNHNILQARNRIEEFFRSQAYIFNHDFSKTLPAMHFVDHSFQIWLVVLGLLVLMLMLHVKPAFPSKSTALNLAHKTSNKNHNLKTRGESIVTCLWRWGT
- the ZPBP2 gene encoding zona pellucida-binding protein 2 isoform X6, whose translation is MRAWVLLSAVLWYLTGVGWQRNSERTEKGFIYGKPGHPVKIYVKLHHNSPILVCMDFKRAEKETVDPTYLWVGPNEKPLTGNNRINITETGKLMVKDFLEPLSGLYTCTLSYKTVKAETQEEKVVKQRYDFMIFVNPFAPGWKGACNESVDCEDTTNHNILQARNRIEEFFRSQAYIFNHDFSKTLPAMHFVDHSFQIVRMDSCRPGFGKNEGLHSNCATCCVACGPGTFSPDVDVTCQTCISIQIYGAKSCP
- the ZPBP2 gene encoding zona pellucida-binding protein 2 isoform X3, whose protein sequence is MRAWVLLSAVLWYLTGVKIYVKLHHNSPILVCMDFKRAEKETVDPTYLWVGPNEKPLTGNNRINITETGKLMVKDFLEPLSGLYTCTLSYKTVKAETQEEKVVKQRYDFMIFAYREPDYSYQMAVRFTTKSCVGKYNDMLFRVLKKILDNLISDLSCHIIEPSYKCHFVKVPKHGLIPELFIAFQVNPFAPGWKGACNESVDCEDTTNHNILQARNRIEEFFRSQAYIFNHDFSKTLPAMHFVDHSFQIWLVVLGLLVLMLMLHVKPAFPSKSTALNLAHKTSNKNHNLKTRGESIVTCLWRWGT
- the ZPBP2 gene encoding zona pellucida-binding protein 2 isoform X2 — encoded protein: MRAWVLLSAVLWYLTGVGWQRNSERTEKGFIYGKPGHPVKIYVKLHHNSPILVCMDFKRAEKETVDPTYLWVGPNEKPLTGNNRINITETGKLMVKDFLEPLSGLYTCTLSYKTVKAETQEEKVVKQRYDFMIFAYREPDYSYQMAVRFTTKSCVGKYNDMLFRVLKKILDNLISDLSCHIIEPSYKCHFVKVPKHGLIPELFIAFQVNPFAPGWKGACNESVDCEDTTNHNILQARNRIEEFFRSQAYIFNHDFSKTLPAMHFVDHSFQIVRMDSCRPGFGKNEGLHSNCATCCVACGPGTFSPDVDVTCQTCISIQIYGAKSCP
- the ZPBP2 gene encoding zona pellucida-binding protein 2 isoform X7 translates to MRAWVLLSAVLWYLTGVGWQRNSERTEKGFIYGKPGHPVKIYVKLHHNSPILVCMDFKRAEKETVDPTYLWVGPNEKPLTGNNRINITETGKLMVKDFLEPLSGLYTCTLSYKTVKAETQEEKLILLRQGGKVLAMSLLTVKIPLIIISSRQEIE